AAAGTGCTCATCTTCAGCGGTCCCGTGAACCCGGCGTGCCACAGGTGCCTCGCTTCCGTGTTCACTCCCGTAAGGATTTCGCGCAGGGACCTGTAATTTTTGAATACAGCGAACAACAGCACGAGCAGGTGCTGGAACCCGTCGAACTTCTTGACATAGCGTTCCCCGCCAACGCTGCGGGATTGCCTCAGAATTTCGCCTTTAGAGAGGTATTTTGTGATTTGTGCGTATATCGGCTGTCCGGTAAAATTTCTACTTTCCATGGTGCTTTTGAGCTTGTTTTTGATTGCAAACTGAACAATAGTCAAAAGTGGCGGCTCCCGGAAACGGAAGTCGCCTTTTTTTGTTAGATTTTAGGTTGAATTAAAAAGTTTTACCGGACACTAATAATTATATTTAAAGGAGTTCTTGGACGATAAAGTCCTCGAGGAGTTGAATGTGGCATTCGTAAGCATCGGACAAAAGTACGGTTTCGTCAGCGCCGGCGATGTCTTTCGCCAAAGGCAGGCTGAGGCGCTTGCGGAAGGAATTTCCAAAGGGCGTAAGGAAGGGCTTTCCAAGGGACGTGCGGAAGGAATGAAAAAAGGAATGATGGCTAAAACGCGTTCCCTCGCCAAAGCTTTCCGCAATAAAGGTTTTTCTTTAGAGGCAATTGCAGATGCAACCGGCCTCACGATTGACGAAATCAAAGCATTATAAAAAAGTCCCGCACAAGCGGGGCTTTTATTTTATCTTCCCAAAAGTTTTTTGAGGGTTTTTACACCCTTCTCACCTAGGACTAACTTGATTGGCTTTACAATCGCATTTTTCATTTTTTGTTTCAAACGAATTTTAAACGGAGGGCGACCATATTTTTTATAAAGCGTATCGATATCAAATTTTGAAATGTCTTTTGTAAATTCATCGCGCAACGCTTTTTTGGCTTTTGATTTTAACATCGCTGGGTTATGCAAAATCGCTGATTCTTTTGAAACTTGAATTTTTCCAAGTTCTTTTTCGCTAAGCGAATCAAAAATAGTTTTCCCTTTTTCAGAATGCACAAAAACTAAACTAGTACCTTTATCCTCTTTAAAACTTTCCGGCACATTTTCAAGAGTATCAATTCCCCAAAAGTCTGCAATCGTCATATCGGAGGCGCGCTCAAGGCCTCGAAAGCTGCAAGTATAACAAGAATTCCTTAAAGCATTATCTTGTAAAAAAAGCCGCAAATATTTGTCTTTG
This genomic stretch from Hallerella porci harbors:
- a CDS encoding DUF4372 domain-containing protein, which produces MESRNFTGQPIYAQITKYLSKGEILRQSRSVGGERYVKKFDGFQHLLVLLFAVFKNYRSLREILTGVNTEARHLWHAGFTGPLKMST
- a CDS encoding Coenzyme F420 hydrogenase/dehydrogenase, beta subunit C-terminal domain; the protein is ILENLAIFSQGRNQFFPIVMRAGRDFKGRLFTGTPCQVAALKSYLQKKRIDETNLLAVDFICHGTPAPAMWQKYLEYRKSPSGAPIVRTSFRRKDYGWKMYSLTFTYGDASEYINPLNKDKYLRLFLQDNALRNSCYTCSFRGLERASDMTIADFWGIDTLENVPESFKEDKGTSLVFVHSEKGKTIFDSLSEKELGKIQVSKESAILHNPAMLKSKAKKALRDEFTKDISKFDIDTLYKKYGRPPFKIRLKQKMKNAIVKPIKLVLGEKGVKTLKKLLGR